The Phormidium yuhuli AB48 DNA window GGGAGATTGAGGGAATTGAGGCAACGGCGAGTCAGGGGGAGTTGTTGCGCACGGGGTTAAAGGTGGTGATTGTGGGCCGGCCGAATGTGGGTAAGTCCAGTTTGTTGAATGCGTGGAGTCGCAGCGATCGCGCGATTGTGACGGATTTACCGGGGACGACTCGTGATGTGGTGGAATCTCAGTTGGTGGTGGGGGGAATCCCGGTGCAGGTGTTGGATACGGCGGGGATTCGCCAGACGAGCGATCGCATTGAACAGATGGGGGTGGAGCGATCGCGCCAGGCGTTGGAGGCGGCGGATTTGGTCTTGTTTGTCCTGGATGCTGGCTCGGGCTGGACAGGGGAGGATGAGGCGATTTATCAGCGGGTGTGCGATCGCCCCCTGATTACAATTTGGAATAAGTGTGATTTAGTCGCCAGTCCCCCATCGCTTCCCTACCCCCAGTCGCCGATTCTCACAGCGGCGGCCCAACAGCAGGGAATTGAGGCGTTGGAAGCGGCGATTTTAGAGAAAGCCAACGCCCAAGACATTGAGACGGCCAATGTGGATTTTTGTATTAACCAACGTCAAGGGGCGGCGTTAACTCGTGCCAAATCTGCCCTAGAACGGGTCCAAGATACTATTAGCGCCCAGCTTCCCTTAGACTTCTGGACAATTGACCTACGGGAGGGGATTCAGGCCTTAGGCGAAATTACCGGAGAGGAGATTACCGAGTCCGTGTTAGACCGCATTTTCAGTCGGTTTTGTATTGGGAAGTAATGGCGATGACCCCCATCAAGGGGAGTTTACGAGAGCTGTTATGACGGTTCATGGCCGACTCAAAACAGGGTTTACCCTTCCGGGAGTTGGATGGTTAAGACGGCGGGAAGTTCATCAACAGCTCCCCATTGAGTTTCTAACTCCCGCAAGAAACGTTCCTGTTCCGCCCGTAAAATTTCAATATCTCCCCCGCCATGAAGTAGGGAAAACCAGATAATTCCCTTGTCTTGGGTGGGTAAGGCCCCCGATAGGGTACTCACGGCATTGAGACTTCCGGATTTCAACACGGCGTAGGGGGGGAGGGGACGCACCGTTAAAATACCCTCGGGTTCTCCGGCGACGGCCACCACATCGGCTAGGGTTAACCCCTGGGGGGCTAGTTCTTGCTGAATCGCCTGATACATCCGAATCACGGTTCGGGGCGACATTTGATTCTCTCGCCCTAATCCTGATCCATTAATGAGCCGAATTTCCTGGGGGGGAATCCCAGTGGCGGCGATGACGGTATCGCGAACCACCTCCGGCCCACCTATGGCGTTGGCCAACATATGGGCGATCGCATTGTTGCTGTAGCGATTCATCAGCTTCAAGATACGGGGGAGGGGTTGAGACTGATGGGCCAACAGCAGTTCTAGCTCAGATTCTCGGTCTGAGAGGGGTTGGAGTTGTTGCCGCACTTGGCCAGAAATCTCTAACTGGGGGCGAGGGGTCTCTGGGGGAAGAGTGCGATATTGGGCTTCGGCGTCCCCAGTCCAGAGACGAGCGTTAAGGGCCTGTTTGAGGAGTTCTCCTGAGAGAACGCTGTCTTCTTCAAAGTTCATAAAGAAGTCACCGACGATAATGAGATCTCCCGTGACTTCCCG harbors:
- the mnmE gene encoding tRNA uridine-5-carboxymethylaminomethyl(34) synthesis GTPase MnmE produces the protein MSEAVLRRDTIVAIATAVVPQQGSVGIVRLSGDEAMAIAKRLFQAPGKQPWQTHRILYGTIRHPETSALVDEALLLLMVAPRSYTREDVVEFHCHGGMMVVQQVLQLCLEAGARLAHPGEFTLRAFLNGRIDLTQAESIADLVGAQSQAASQAALAGVQGRLAQPIRQLRDRCLDILAEIEARVDFEEDLPPLDEGTVVEDLAAVLREIEGIEATASQGELLRTGLKVVIVGRPNVGKSSLLNAWSRSDRAIVTDLPGTTRDVVESQLVVGGIPVQVLDTAGIRQTSDRIEQMGVERSRQALEAADLVLFVLDAGSGWTGEDEAIYQRVCDRPLITIWNKCDLVASPPSLPYPQSPILTAAAQQQGIEALEAAILEKANAQDIETANVDFCINQRQGAALTRAKSALERVQDTISAQLPLDFWTIDLREGIQALGEITGEEITESVLDRIFSRFCIGK
- a CDS encoding D-alanyl-D-alanine carboxypeptidase, yielding MTPIQPIHNRLPRLSNLQFPISIILTGLLLGSCTPSESLPVEETPPPVGSSSPNPEPSPLSLSDPDLEVQQQIQAYLNRLSGQGFDPQQQGIWLQTDDRLLAEIGGTVPLPAASLTKIATTLAALRQFDLDHRFSTQFFRRGEIKDGVLDGDLLVVGEMDPLFVWEEAIVIANQLTELGLREVTGDLIIVGDFFMNFEEDSVLSGELLKQALNARLWTGDAEAQYRTLPPETPRPQLEISGQVRQQLQPLSDRESELELLLAHQSQPLPRILKLMNRYSNNAIAHMLANAIGGPEVVRDTVIAATGIPPQEIRLINGSGLGRENQMSPRTVIRMYQAIQQELAPQGLTLADVVAVAGEPEGILTVRPLPPYAVLKSGSLNAVSTLSGALPTQDKGIIWFSLLHGGGDIEILRAEQERFLRELETQWGAVDELPAVLTIQLPEG